A section of the Anabaena cylindrica PCC 7122 genome encodes:
- a CDS encoding TAXI family TRAP transporter solute-binding subunit — MSKSKKNTHSDFFKFFLTLDPLSKLIFVNLGLASIGIFAIIAWNVINRLSTPHLTIAAGDKQGESYIISKAIQKVVERRSNIKIIVKETSGTTKNLQMLLEGNAQLVTAQADVTSQKIGTLSSDKPIFLNYHKKPTAKTVSVLYKDLFQLVVKDPQINQFVQLKGKRIAVAASGGQYESFLKIAEHYGMSQKDFKITGLDITGNPINGYNDNTADQDFNKNKADAVFRVRAAGNRSISNFVNNYQGKLLPITQAEAMKIKQPAFETAIIPQGAYRGNPPMPTTNLPTVAISRLLLASDQVDASIIRELTQIIYEYRQEIANEISQEHAEVKPLIADINRPSDTSGIDISLHPGALDFYERDKPTFVQENADYIALLLTAFLILVEWIKQLKLWIERGKKDEADEYLKLAISLMKEDHYKLEDRQKMLDKTFNEAAKALVDEKISQESFRTFNEAYKNTREAIERDRQVSRLVIEQKQRENSAKYIKIVVKLLQHRQQNKDLLQQKLDQILEQVVGDLVSENISQESFRTFVEAYKATRDAIDRKS, encoded by the coding sequence ATGTCAAAATCTAAAAAAAATACACACTCCGATTTTTTCAAATTTTTTCTAACTCTAGATCCTTTATCTAAGCTCATTTTTGTAAATCTTGGACTTGCCAGCATTGGCATATTTGCAATCATTGCTTGGAACGTAATCAATCGTTTATCAACTCCCCATCTAACTATTGCTGCTGGAGATAAACAGGGAGAAAGCTATATTATTAGCAAAGCTATACAAAAAGTAGTTGAGCGTAGATCAAATATCAAGATTATAGTCAAAGAAACAAGTGGTACAACAAAAAATTTACAGATGTTATTAGAAGGAAATGCCCAGTTAGTAACTGCACAGGCAGATGTAACTTCTCAAAAAATTGGTACTTTATCTAGCGATAAACCTATATTTTTAAACTACCACAAAAAACCCACAGCTAAAACTGTATCTGTATTATATAAAGATCTGTTTCAGTTAGTTGTTAAAGATCCTCAGATTAACCAATTCGTTCAACTAAAAGGTAAAAGAATTGCTGTAGCTGCCAGCGGTGGGCAATATGAATCTTTTCTAAAAATAGCAGAACATTATGGTATGAGCCAAAAAGACTTTAAAATTACAGGCTTAGATATTACTGGTAACCCTATTAATGGTTACAACGATAATACCGCAGATCAAGACTTTAATAAAAACAAAGCAGATGCAGTATTTCGAGTTCGAGCCGCAGGTAATAGATCTATCTCTAATTTTGTCAACAATTATCAGGGAAAATTATTACCAATAACACAGGCAGAAGCAATGAAAATTAAACAGCCTGCCTTTGAAACTGCCATTATTCCCCAAGGAGCATACAGAGGTAATCCTCCTATGCCGACTACTAACCTGCCTACAGTAGCTATATCAAGGCTGTTATTAGCAAGCGATCAAGTAGATGCCAGCATAATTAGAGAATTAACGCAAATTATATATGAATATCGCCAAGAAATAGCTAACGAAATTTCTCAAGAACACGCTGAAGTTAAACCCTTAATTGCTGATATTAATCGTCCCAGTGACACTAGTGGTATTGATATTTCTTTACATCCTGGTGCTTTGGATTTTTATGAAAGAGACAAGCCAACATTTGTCCAAGAAAATGCCGACTATATAGCTCTATTATTGACAGCTTTTTTAATTTTAGTTGAATGGATTAAACAACTGAAATTATGGATTGAAAGAGGTAAAAAAGATGAGGCTGATGAGTACCTAAAGTTGGCTATTAGCTTGATGAAAGAAGACCACTATAAGCTTGAAGATAGGCAGAAAATGCTTGATAAAACATTCAATGAAGCAGCTAAAGCTTTGGTGGATGAAAAAATTTCACAAGAATCATTCCGAACTTTTAACGAAGCCTACAAAAATACTAGAGAAGCTATAGAAAGAGATAGACAAGTTTCTCGATTAGTTATTGAACAGAAGCAGAGAGAAAATTCTGCGAAATATATTAAGATAGTAGTTAAATTGTTGCAACACCGCCAGCAAAATAAGGATTTATTGCAACAAAAGCTAGATCAAATTCTTGAGCAGGTAGTAGGCGATTTGGTTTCAGAAAATATATCCCAAGAATCATTCCGAACTTTTGTCGAAGCTTATAAAGCTACAAGAGATGCAATTGATCGCAAAAGTTAA
- the trpB gene encoding tryptophan synthase subunit beta, with protein MTTTPLSPNFSQTASVPDTLGRFGRFGGKYVPETLMPALAELETAYQQYRNEPGFQAELQGLLRDYVGRATPLYFAERLTANYARPDGTGAQIYLKREDLNHTGAHKINNALGQVLLAKRMGKQRIIAETGAGQHGVATATVCARFGLECVIYMGVHDMERQSLNVFRMRLMGAEVRPVSAGTGTLKDATSEAIRDWVTNVETTHYILGSVAGPHPYPMMVRDFHAVIGEETRAQAMEKWGGLPDILMACVGGGSNAMGLFHEFVKESSVRLIGVEAAGEGVNTGKHAATLTKGQVGVLHGSMSYLLQDDDGQVIEPHSISAGLDYPGVGPEHSYMKDIGRAEYYSVTDAEALDAFQRLSKLEGIIPALETSHAIAYLETLCPQLSGSPRIIINCSGRGDKDVQTAAKFLIQ; from the coding sequence GTGACTACTACACCCCTTTCTCCAAATTTTTCACAAACCGCTTCAGTACCTGATACCCTGGGACGCTTTGGCCGTTTCGGTGGTAAGTACGTTCCTGAAACTTTAATGCCTGCTTTAGCTGAACTAGAAACAGCTTATCAGCAATATCGTAATGAACCTGGTTTTCAGGCAGAATTACAGGGGTTGCTGCGTGATTATGTAGGACGTGCTACACCGTTATATTTTGCTGAACGCCTCACAGCTAATTATGCCCGTCCTGATGGCACAGGGGCGCAAATTTATTTAAAACGTGAAGATTTAAATCACACTGGCGCACATAAAATTAATAATGCTCTTGGTCAAGTGTTATTAGCCAAGCGCATGGGTAAACAGCGAATTATTGCGGAAACAGGTGCAGGACAACATGGAGTAGCGACGGCAACTGTTTGCGCTCGTTTTGGTTTAGAGTGCGTGATTTATATGGGTGTTCATGATATGGAACGCCAATCTTTAAATGTGTTTAGAATGCGGCTGATGGGGGCTGAAGTTCGCCCTGTGTCTGCGGGTACGGGAACTCTCAAAGATGCCACTTCTGAAGCCATCCGCGACTGGGTGACGAATGTGGAAACTACCCATTACATCCTTGGTTCTGTGGCTGGGCCTCATCCATATCCAATGATGGTACGGGATTTTCATGCTGTGATTGGTGAAGAAACTCGCGCTCAGGCGATGGAAAAATGGGGCGGTTTACCTGATATTCTGATGGCTTGTGTGGGTGGTGGTTCTAATGCAATGGGACTATTTCACGAATTTGTGAAGGAGTCATCTGTGCGGTTAATTGGTGTGGAAGCTGCGGGAGAAGGTGTGAACACTGGTAAACACGCAGCTACTTTGACAAAAGGACAAGTTGGTGTGTTGCATGGTTCGATGAGTTATCTTTTGCAAGATGATGATGGCCAAGTTATTGAACCCCATTCTATTAGTGCTGGGTTAGATTATCCTGGTGTTGGTCCAGAACACAGCTATATGAAAGATATTGGACGGGCGGAATATTACAGTGTGACTGATGCTGAAGCTTTGGATGCCTTTCAGCGATTGTCGAAGCTAGAGGGAATTATACCCGCTTTGGAAACTTCTCATGCGATCGCTTATCTGGAAACTTTGTGTCCCCAACTCTCTGGTAGTCCCCGCATTATTATCAACTGTTCTGGACGGGGTGATAAAGATGTGCAAACAGCCGCTAAGTTCTTAATTCAATGA
- a CDS encoding CAP domain-containing protein, whose amino-acid sequence MFRQTAFGMALSTLVLASGFMTAPITGNSFTRKIAQTQQSLNLSSQAVIASNLNSQNSNLEKLVFEQINQYRAAQGMPKLTLNANISQQARIHSQNMANGIVKFSHHGFEQRVKAIPLSYNSAAENVAFNIGYSNPANQAVIGWLNSPGHLKNIHGEYKLTGVGVATNAKGEVYLTQIFLNTR is encoded by the coding sequence ATGTTCCGACAAACTGCTTTTGGCATGGCTTTAAGTACGCTTGTCCTTGCTAGTGGGTTCATGACGGCTCCTATTACCGGTAATAGTTTTACCAGAAAAATTGCTCAAACTCAGCAGTCATTGAATCTTTCTAGTCAGGCAGTTATCGCATCGAACCTTAATTCTCAAAATTCTAATTTAGAAAAATTAGTATTTGAGCAAATTAATCAATATCGGGCTGCTCAAGGAATGCCAAAGTTAACTTTAAATGCAAATATCTCTCAGCAAGCAAGAATTCACAGTCAAAATATGGCTAATGGTATAGTTAAGTTTAGTCATCATGGATTTGAACAGCGAGTTAAAGCTATCCCTCTTAGTTACAACAGTGCAGCCGAGAATGTCGCTTTTAACATCGGATATAGTAATCCTGCAAATCAAGCTGTGATTGGTTGGTTAAATAGTCCTGGACATTTAAAGAATATTCATGGAGAATATAAACTTACAGGGGTTGGTGTAGCCACTAATGCTAAAGGTGAAGTCTACCTCACGCAAATATTTCTGAATACTAGATAG
- a CDS encoding CAP domain-containing protein — MFKNTISSAGVGFLVLVSGGIANSAPHSPTVLTPSYQVAQGTINTAAIEASVFQKINQYRASQNLPALTRNSQIDSQARIHSQNMASGRVGFGHSGFQSRIQAIAIPYSAAAENVAYNQGSTDPATTAVQGWLKSTGHLTNIKGNYNLTGIGVANNSRGQIYFTQIFLRSR, encoded by the coding sequence ATGTTTAAAAACACTATTTCATCTGCTGGTGTAGGGTTTCTGGTTTTAGTTAGTGGTGGGATAGCTAATTCAGCACCTCATTCTCCGACCGTATTAACTCCTAGCTACCAGGTTGCACAAGGTACTATTAATACTGCGGCAATAGAGGCATCTGTTTTCCAGAAAATCAATCAGTACCGAGCTTCCCAAAATTTACCTGCACTAACTCGTAATTCTCAGATTGACAGTCAAGCCAGAATTCACAGTCAAAACATGGCTAGTGGTAGAGTTGGCTTTGGACATAGCGGATTTCAATCACGAATTCAAGCGATCGCAATTCCTTACAGTGCAGCTGCGGAGAATGTTGCCTATAACCAAGGTTCTACTGATCCAGCTACTACAGCAGTTCAAGGCTGGCTGAAAAGTACAGGACATTTAACCAACATTAAAGGTAATTATAACCTCACGGGAATTGGTGTAGCGAATAATAGCCGAGGACAAATTTATTTCACACAAATTTTCCTGCGATCAAGATAA
- a CDS encoding rhodanese-like domain-containing protein, whose protein sequence is MNNNPMSGIIPQQPPIEAESDVHVVKSRLEWGEPAFTILDVRDRSTYNEGHIMGAMPMPIDDLTDRAIDSLDKSRDIYIYGTNQGQTAQAAQLLRSAGFEHVSQLKGGLGAWKAIGGPTEGIIESRTPAGADDYNVVSRMQNHLENQQRN, encoded by the coding sequence ATGAATAACAATCCTATGAGTGGCATTATTCCTCAACAACCACCAATAGAAGCCGAGTCTGATGTTCATGTAGTTAAGTCCCGGTTGGAATGGGGTGAACCAGCATTTACAATTTTAGATGTGCGCGATCGCTCGACATACAACGAAGGTCATATCATGGGAGCAATGCCTATGCCCATAGATGACCTCACCGACCGTGCAATAGACTCTTTAGATAAAAGCCGTGATATTTATATTTACGGTACGAACCAGGGTCAAACTGCTCAAGCTGCCCAATTATTGCGTTCTGCTGGATTTGAACACGTATCTCAACTCAAAGGCGGTTTGGGTGCATGGAAAGCAATTGGTGGCCCCACAGAAGGCATTATTGAATCCAGAACTCCCGCAGGTGCAGATGATTACAATGTTGTCTCTCGGATGCAAAATCATTTAGAAAATCAACAGAGAAATTAG
- a CDS encoding ribonuclease D, with product MTLHNFQVCDRDLDTATLSQYLKSDALAVDTETMGLLPQRDRLCLIQLCNPEGQVTAIRIAQGQTEAPHLKQLLEAPHVLKVFHFARFDVATLRHNLGIQVQPVFCTKIASKLARTYTNRHGLKDVVQELEQVELDKSSQSSDWGNATNLSEAQLSYAANDVRYLLNIQQKLTQMLQREGRWQLAQECFQVLPTIVSLDLLQFKDLFEH from the coding sequence ATGACATTACACAATTTTCAAGTTTGCGATCGCGATTTGGATACTGCCACTCTTTCCCAATATTTAAAATCTGATGCTCTGGCTGTGGATACCGAAACGATGGGACTATTACCGCAGCGCGATCGCTTGTGCCTCATCCAATTGTGCAACCCAGAAGGACAGGTAACAGCCATTCGCATCGCTCAAGGACAAACAGAAGCCCCTCACTTAAAGCAACTTCTGGAAGCACCCCATGTCCTCAAAGTATTTCACTTTGCCCGTTTTGATGTCGCCACTTTACGTCATAACTTAGGAATCCAGGTTCAACCTGTTTTTTGTACCAAAATTGCTAGTAAGTTAGCTCGTACTTACACCAATCGTCACGGTCTTAAAGATGTGGTGCAAGAATTGGAACAAGTAGAATTAGATAAAAGCTCTCAAAGTTCTGATTGGGGAAACGCTACTAATTTATCAGAAGCTCAACTCAGTTACGCTGCCAACGATGTGCGTTACTTACTGAACATACAGCAAAAGCTCACCCAAATGCTACAAAGAGAAGGACGTTGGCAACTAGCACAAGAATGCTTTCAAGTTCTGCCCACAATAGTTTCCTTGGATTTGTTGCAGTTCAAAGATTTATTTGAACACTGA